One region of Aeromicrobium sp. Sec7.5 genomic DNA includes:
- a CDS encoding S-layer homology domain-containing protein, which produces MRILRSAVALALLGVLMVAAPASARLTTLCTGYVGCAQAGYTDHGYSAVSSTMYWQQYGGHNCTNYVAYRMITTNKMSPTKPWVGRGNAHTWGHYNAAITDGVPAVGAVAWWDSNAGLGGVSGHVSYVERVVSANEIWVSDDSASGDFHWRKITRDGSGWPSGFIHFKDMDTPVPGPGGFVDVTEDHTFAADIEWLSTTGITTGYTRPDQYVEFRPQQPVLREQMAAFLYRLMGKPPVTDLPAESPFTDVPTTHTFYAEIVWLSRSGVSTGYVDEDGSASFRPEQPVLREQMAAFLQRLTGDPAPAVPTTQGFADVGLDHTFVSHIAWLATTGITTGYASPEGLPTFRPEQPVLREQMAAFLNRYTQRP; this is translated from the coding sequence GTGAGGATCCTGCGCAGCGCCGTCGCCTTGGCGCTGCTCGGCGTCCTGATGGTCGCAGCACCGGCGTCCGCACGGCTCACCACACTGTGCACGGGGTACGTCGGGTGCGCGCAGGCCGGGTACACCGACCACGGCTACAGCGCCGTGTCGTCGACGATGTACTGGCAGCAGTACGGCGGCCACAACTGCACGAACTACGTGGCCTACCGGATGATCACGACCAACAAGATGTCGCCCACCAAGCCGTGGGTCGGACGCGGCAACGCGCACACATGGGGCCACTACAACGCTGCCATCACCGACGGTGTCCCGGCGGTCGGAGCGGTCGCCTGGTGGGACAGCAACGCGGGGCTGGGCGGTGTGTCCGGACACGTCTCGTACGTCGAGAGGGTCGTCTCGGCGAACGAGATCTGGGTCTCCGACGACAGCGCGAGTGGCGACTTCCACTGGCGCAAGATCACGCGTGACGGCAGCGGGTGGCCCTCGGGCTTCATCCACTTCAAGGACATGGACACCCCCGTGCCGGGCCCGGGCGGTTTCGTCGACGTCACCGAGGACCACACGTTCGCGGCGGACATCGAGTGGCTCTCCACGACGGGCATCACGACGGGCTACACGCGACCGGACCAGTACGTCGAGTTCCGTCCGCAGCAGCCGGTCCTGCGCGAGCAGATGGCCGCCTTCCTCTACCGCCTCATGGGCAAGCCACCGGTCACGGACCTGCCGGCGGAGTCCCCCTTCACCGATGTTCCGACGACCCACACCTTCTACGCCGAGATCGTGTGGCTCTCCCGCTCAGGCGTCTCGACGGGGTACGTCGACGAGGACGGGTCCGCGAGCTTCCGCCCGGAGCAGCCCGTGCTGCGCGAGCAGATGGCGGCCTTCCTGCAGCGCCTCACCGGCGACCCGGCCCCCGCGGTCCCGACGACGCAGGGCTTCGCCGACGTCGGCCTCGACCACACGTTCGTGAGCCACATCGCCTGGCTGGCCACCACCGGCATCACGACCGGGTACGCGTCGCCCGAGGGTCTGCCGACCTTCCGCCCGGAGCAGCCCGTGCTGCGCGAGCAGATGGCGGCCTTCCTGAACCGCTACACCCAGCGGCCCTGA
- a CDS encoding TetR/AcrR family transcriptional regulator: protein MPRAGLTPDLIVIAAATLADRDGLDRVTVSAVARLVGVKPASVYAHLDGADDLLSRVTQLALAEMAERAADAVAGRSGRDALAAWAQAFRTYAFAHPGRYAASHRPLRRAEALAGAGPRHTALSASILRGYAVPEVDHVHAVRLLGATIHGFLDLEAAGSFDHSAPPAADSWPRVVEALDAVLRSWSTSR from the coding sequence GTGCCGCGCGCTGGACTGACCCCCGACCTGATCGTGATCGCTGCGGCGACCCTCGCCGACCGCGACGGCCTCGACCGCGTGACGGTGTCCGCCGTGGCCCGCCTCGTCGGGGTCAAGCCGGCCAGCGTCTACGCCCACCTCGACGGCGCCGACGACCTGCTGAGCCGGGTCACGCAGCTGGCGCTGGCGGAGATGGCGGAGCGGGCCGCTGACGCCGTTGCCGGACGATCGGGCCGCGACGCGCTCGCGGCCTGGGCCCAGGCCTTCCGGACGTACGCGTTCGCGCACCCGGGTCGGTACGCCGCCAGCCACCGGCCCCTGCGCCGCGCGGAGGCACTCGCCGGAGCGGGACCCCGCCACACCGCGCTGTCGGCCTCGATCCTGCGGGGCTACGCCGTGCCGGAGGTCGACCACGTGCACGCCGTACGGCTGCTCGGCGCGACGATCCACGGGTTCCTCGACCTCGAGGCCGCGGGGTCGTTCGACCACAGTGCTCCCCCCGCGGCCGACTCCTGGCCACGGGTCGTCGAGGCGCTCGATGCCGTGCTGCGATCCTGGTCGACCAGCCGCTGA
- a CDS encoding FBP domain-containing protein, giving the protein MNLIDPTAVRRAFVNSSRSRAAAVTFPKPWPPADPDERDFLAWVDPKAPLRAYLVAGAPIADELVAIELRLGESTGPRRSSHCDWCHTQDADGGSRLVVAPRAGARGRSGDSVGVYVCADFGCSRRARRPLLAHQRSVTGAPDLRVEELRSHVAAFVERVLDPG; this is encoded by the coding sequence ATGAACCTGATCGACCCCACGGCCGTCCGTCGCGCGTTCGTGAACTCCTCCCGGAGCCGCGCAGCGGCCGTCACCTTCCCGAAGCCGTGGCCGCCGGCGGATCCCGACGAGCGTGACTTCCTCGCCTGGGTCGATCCCAAGGCGCCGCTGCGGGCGTACCTCGTGGCCGGAGCGCCGATCGCCGACGAGCTCGTCGCGATCGAGCTGCGCCTCGGTGAGTCCACGGGCCCCCGGCGCAGCAGCCACTGCGACTGGTGCCACACGCAGGACGCCGACGGCGGATCGCGACTCGTCGTGGCCCCGCGGGCCGGCGCCCGCGGGCGCTCGGGTGACAGCGTGGGCGTGTACGTGTGCGCGGACTTCGGGTGCTCGCGGCGAGCCCGGCGCCCGCTGCTCGCGCACCAGCGCTCCGTCACCGGTGCACCCGACCTGCGTGTCGAGGAGCTCCGCAGCCATGTCGCGGCATTCGTGGAACGGGTGCTCGATCCCGGTTGA
- a CDS encoding TetR/AcrR family transcriptional regulator: MARASTVVRVHRAVLELAHEVGVDGLTMEGLAAAAGTGKQTLYRSWSSPVHILFDALLAASASHDGRVDVPDSGDLAQDLRDLVAGIVAELTDPGADALMRDVLIRLQAYPDLSAELQHRLLGPQTAAIADRFRRAGVADPEQVTELLLGPIFHRWLLRTGPFTAPWGRAHVELVLRAAG, translated from the coding sequence ATGGCTCGGGCCAGCACCGTGGTGCGAGTGCACCGCGCGGTGCTCGAGCTCGCCCACGAGGTCGGGGTCGACGGGCTCACGATGGAGGGCCTTGCCGCCGCGGCCGGGACCGGCAAGCAGACCCTCTACCGGAGCTGGTCGTCCCCGGTGCACATCCTGTTCGACGCGCTGCTCGCGGCCTCGGCGAGCCACGACGGACGAGTCGATGTGCCGGACTCGGGCGACCTCGCCCAGGACCTGCGTGATCTCGTGGCCGGCATCGTCGCCGAGCTGACGGACCCGGGTGCGGACGCGCTCATGCGCGACGTGCTGATCCGCCTGCAGGCGTACCCGGACCTGTCGGCCGAGCTGCAGCACCGCCTGCTGGGGCCGCAGACCGCCGCGATCGCCGACCGGTTCCGTCGCGCTGGCGTCGCCGATCCCGAGCAGGTGACCGAGCTCCTGCTCGGACCGATCTTCCATCGCTGGCTCCTGCGCACGGGGCCGTTCACCGCGCCCTGGGGCCGGGCCCACGTGGAGCTCGTGCTGCGCGCGGCCGGCTGA
- a CDS encoding SDR family NAD(P)-dependent oxidoreductase: MSSSVWWITGASRGLGRALAEVVAARGDVAVATGRVLADLPSGAGIVPMALDVTDVAAVRATGEQIMREHGRLDVVVNNAGYGFVGAVEESTDGDLLRILDSNLLGAARVARAALPHLRATGSGRLIFVSTVGAVGTMPLLGLYNASKWALEGLAEALAGEVAEHGVRVSIVEPGGIDTAWGTGSMQFAHPLAVYDGLRERQFGTAAVPWAAEGTGGGTAPADVAVAIVEHATDPADERLRVLLGDDAPAMVAAALQARLDDYRRDPRFADAERSGQGA, encoded by the coding sequence ATGAGTTCTTCGGTCTGGTGGATCACGGGGGCCTCGCGGGGCCTGGGTCGCGCACTAGCGGAGGTCGTCGCGGCCCGGGGTGATGTCGCGGTGGCGACGGGCCGCGTGCTGGCGGACCTCCCCTCGGGCGCCGGCATCGTGCCGATGGCGCTCGACGTCACCGACGTCGCGGCGGTCCGGGCGACGGGCGAGCAGATCATGCGTGAGCACGGCCGGCTCGACGTCGTCGTCAACAACGCCGGCTACGGATTCGTCGGCGCGGTCGAGGAGAGCACCGATGGCGATCTTCTCCGCATCCTCGACTCGAACCTGCTCGGCGCCGCCCGGGTCGCGCGGGCAGCACTGCCGCACCTGCGGGCCACCGGGTCCGGGCGGCTGATCTTCGTCTCGACCGTCGGCGCGGTCGGCACGATGCCGCTGCTCGGCCTCTACAACGCCTCGAAGTGGGCGCTCGAGGGCTTGGCGGAGGCGCTCGCCGGTGAGGTCGCGGAGCACGGCGTGCGCGTCAGCATCGTGGAGCCCGGCGGCATCGACACGGCCTGGGGCACGGGCAGCATGCAATTCGCGCATCCCCTCGCGGTGTACGACGGGTTGCGCGAGCGGCAGTTCGGCACCGCCGCCGTCCCCTGGGCGGCCGAGGGCACCGGTGGAGGCACCGCGCCGGCCGACGTGGCGGTAGCGATCGTCGAGCACGCGACGGATCCGGCCGACGAGCGGCTCAGGGTCCTGCTGGGTGACGACGCCCCCGCGATGGTGGCCGCTGCGCTGCAGGCGCGGCTCGACGACTACCGCCGCGACCCGCGCTTCGCCGACGCCGAACGCTCCGGCCAGGGCGCCTGA
- the dnaB gene encoding replicative DNA helicase: MSVSDLYPSGADEETAGGRVPPQDVAAEQSVLGAMLLSRNAVDPAMDVLQARDFYRPSHEQIFDVVVDLHGRGEPADAITVAAELQRRGDLARVGGAPYLHTLVAGVPTAASVNYYAAIVREKAVLRRLVEVGTRIQQIGYDQTGEVADLVDQAQAAVLDVDGAKGADDYRSMADLMPQAIQEIEDIASRDGEMAGVESGFPELDAYTTGFRPGQMVVVAARPGVGKSTIGLDFVRAASIKGDTPSAIFSLEMTAAEIAMRLLSAEAKVSISHMRGGSVNKFDWDAISRTMPRVMSAPIVIDDSPNMTMPEIRSKARRIQKEHGLGLVVIDYLQLMTSGKRVENRQVEVSEFSRQMKLLAKELEVPIIAISQLNRGSEQRTDKTPQLSDLRESGSIEQDADMVMLLHRPDMQGGGESERPGEADIILAKNRSGPAGVKVAVTFQGHYSRFTPMARDVGNEAAAGAAAAGDFF, from the coding sequence ATGAGCGTGTCCGATCTCTACCCCTCCGGTGCCGACGAGGAGACCGCGGGCGGGCGCGTCCCGCCGCAGGACGTCGCCGCCGAGCAGAGCGTCCTCGGCGCCATGCTGCTGTCGCGCAACGCGGTCGACCCGGCGATGGACGTGCTCCAGGCGCGCGACTTCTACCGGCCGTCGCACGAGCAGATCTTCGACGTCGTCGTCGACCTTCACGGTCGCGGCGAGCCGGCCGACGCCATCACGGTCGCCGCCGAGCTGCAGCGTCGGGGTGACCTCGCCCGGGTCGGCGGAGCCCCGTACCTCCACACGCTCGTGGCCGGCGTCCCCACGGCGGCCAGCGTCAACTACTACGCGGCCATCGTCCGCGAGAAGGCCGTGCTGCGCCGCCTCGTCGAGGTCGGCACGCGCATCCAGCAGATCGGCTACGACCAGACCGGCGAGGTCGCCGACCTGGTCGACCAGGCGCAGGCCGCCGTGCTCGACGTCGACGGCGCCAAGGGGGCCGACGACTACCGGTCGATGGCCGACCTCATGCCGCAGGCCATCCAGGAGATCGAGGACATCGCGAGCCGCGACGGCGAGATGGCCGGCGTCGAGTCCGGCTTCCCCGAGCTCGACGCGTACACGACCGGCTTCCGGCCCGGCCAGATGGTCGTGGTCGCGGCCCGTCCCGGTGTGGGCAAGTCCACGATCGGCCTCGACTTCGTGCGCGCGGCCTCCATCAAGGGCGACACCCCCAGCGCCATCTTCTCGCTCGAGATGACGGCCGCCGAGATCGCGATGCGCCTGCTCTCGGCCGAGGCCAAGGTCAGCATCTCCCACATGCGCGGCGGCTCGGTCAACAAGTTCGACTGGGACGCGATCAGCCGCACGATGCCCCGGGTCATGAGCGCGCCGATCGTGATCGACGACTCCCCCAACATGACGATGCCCGAGATCCGCTCGAAGGCCCGCCGCATCCAGAAGGAGCATGGCCTCGGGCTGGTCGTCATCGACTACCTGCAGCTCATGACCTCCGGCAAGCGCGTCGAGAACCGTCAGGTCGAGGTCTCGGAGTTCAGCCGCCAGATGAAGCTGCTGGCCAAGGAGCTCGAGGTCCCCATCATCGCGATCAGCCAGCTGAACCGTGGCTCGGAGCAGCGCACCGACAAGACCCCGCAGCTGTCCGACCTGCGTGAGTCCGGCTCGATCGAGCAGGACGCCGACATGGTCATGCTGCTGCACCGCCCCGACATGCAAGGTGGCGGCGAGTCCGAGCGCCCGGGCGAGGCCGACATCATCCTGGCCAAGAACCGCTCGGGCCCGGCGGGCGTCAAGGTCGCGGTCACGTTCCAGGGCCACTACTCGCGCTTCACGCCGATGGCCCGCGACGTCGGCAACGAGGCCGCCGCCGGCGCCGCCGCGGCCGGCGACTTCTTCTGA
- a CDS encoding ABC transporter substrate-binding protein has product MLLLVALLALAACGSDPDTLEVDRADVRDGGTLQLAVDAMPSTFNPWAAPVGDTAVTVLEPTRGSAVKIADDGSWSVDERYATSVEIASAEPFAVNVSLNPEAVWSDGSPIEVTDMQAFVAAQLAIGGQAVADLDRWSVVAAVVPGADQWSYTVQFTRPTSDWPALIYPGLPAEATAAESYNAFADVAPPSNGPFVVADIDRDAAVVRLERNPQWWGDTPALDAIEYRALGPQSQADAYAAGELDAIELVPAGAEAVDDGVVSTSPGHEWSNLTLNAARGPLTSPAVRQAVALALDRQDLVEVTSPDAQLAGSYVTVPGQEGHVDTVSDALKRDPEQARALIGSAGYAPAGDGWTGPDGAPLTLRLAVPQGNEAVATRAEAIQDDLADVGIKVTVEPRAADTFFSEVVVPLDFDLVTFLWSTDPFDTTDTVARVQPVDGPMNFTGLADPAVAQAAAGLLQATDPAAFAAAAAAFDSAVLATYVLIPLVVEPYVLAVGEDVVNLVARRFGSTDWTTVGFLA; this is encoded by the coding sequence GTGCTGCTGCTCGTCGCCCTGCTCGCGCTGGCCGCCTGTGGGTCCGATCCCGACACGCTCGAGGTCGATCGCGCCGACGTGCGCGACGGCGGCACCCTGCAGCTCGCCGTCGACGCGATGCCCTCGACGTTCAACCCGTGGGCCGCTCCGGTCGGCGACACCGCGGTGACCGTGCTCGAGCCCACGCGGGGTAGCGCCGTCAAGATCGCCGACGACGGCAGCTGGAGCGTCGACGAGCGGTACGCCACCTCGGTCGAGATCGCCTCCGCCGAGCCGTTCGCGGTCAACGTCTCCCTCAACCCCGAGGCGGTCTGGTCCGACGGCTCGCCGATCGAGGTCACCGACATGCAGGCCTTCGTCGCGGCGCAGCTCGCGATCGGCGGCCAGGCGGTGGCCGACCTCGACCGGTGGTCGGTCGTCGCCGCCGTGGTGCCCGGCGCCGACCAGTGGTCGTACACGGTGCAGTTCACCCGCCCCACGTCCGACTGGCCCGCCCTGATCTACCCAGGTCTCCCGGCCGAGGCCACCGCTGCGGAGTCGTACAACGCCTTCGCGGACGTCGCACCGCCCAGCAACGGACCGTTCGTCGTGGCCGACATCGATCGTGACGCCGCGGTCGTGCGCCTGGAGCGCAATCCGCAGTGGTGGGGCGACACCCCGGCCCTCGACGCGATCGAGTACCGGGCCCTCGGCCCCCAGTCGCAGGCCGACGCCTACGCCGCGGGCGAGCTCGACGCGATCGAGCTGGTGCCGGCCGGCGCCGAGGCGGTCGACGACGGTGTCGTCTCCACCTCGCCGGGCCACGAGTGGAGCAATCTCACCCTGAACGCGGCCCGCGGCCCGCTCACGTCGCCGGCCGTGCGTCAGGCCGTCGCCCTCGCACTGGACCGCCAGGACCTGGTCGAGGTCACGAGTCCCGACGCGCAGCTCGCCGGCAGCTACGTCACCGTCCCGGGCCAGGAGGGGCACGTCGACACCGTCAGCGACGCCCTGAAGCGCGATCCGGAGCAGGCCCGCGCCCTGATCGGGTCGGCCGGGTACGCGCCGGCGGGCGACGGGTGGACGGGTCCCGACGGTGCGCCGTTGACGCTGCGACTCGCAGTGCCCCAGGGCAACGAGGCGGTCGCCACGCGCGCCGAGGCCATCCAGGATGACCTGGCCGACGTCGGCATCAAGGTCACGGTCGAGCCCCGCGCGGCCGACACCTTCTTCAGCGAGGTCGTGGTGCCGCTCGATTTCGACCTCGTGACGTTCCTGTGGTCGACCGACCCGTTCGACACCACCGACACCGTCGCCCGGGTGCAACCGGTCGACGGCCCGATGAACTTCACGGGTCTCGCCGATCCCGCGGTCGCCCAGGCTGCCGCCGGGCTCCTCCAGGCCACTGACCCGGCCGCGTTCGCGGCGGCCGCGGCGGCCTTCGACTCCGCCGTCCTCGCCACGTACGTGCTGATCCCGCTGGTAGTCGAGCCGTACGTCCTGGCGGTGGGCGAGGACGTCGTGAACCTCGTGGCACGGCGGTTCGGCTCGACCGACTGGACCACGGTCGGATTCCTCGCCTGA